In Fusarium oxysporum Fo47 chromosome XII, complete sequence, one DNA window encodes the following:
- a CDS encoding kinase-like domain-containing protein → MAAQDTSDQIRQQVSAWLNTTPYAASLLEPLAGGQANFTYRAHLINPLNDGTAEVVVKHGEPYMARHPANAVTVNRCDVEGEILSELSTNPIDVAQSGSITYTVRTTTSHAYDAETKTLVLEYLPNVVDLRTYSLNHFPFPTPECLRKPAHELGKVLAIYMVKFHDMARETVQNSLKQKHIQQLSGFNRAIDSSNDMQRLKHWINFDWLIDRVDQFPGILLEAKDTLHLVKNMALKELSDPSADLTLIHGDYHPQNILLEDARLEPVTTRTLYVIDWENSQVGVPSLDHGGMLGEMYVLWKYKHIDAGLWMLQGYAEGLGPQTEDAARRVALQVGVHLLSFGTLASGWGTTEEVEDMARLARDVIVKAWTRDRSWFDKSDFACLFAGTPQD, encoded by the exons ATGGCTGCGCAGGATACGTCTGATCAAATCCGTCAACAGGTGTCTGCATGGCTCAACACCACGCCATATGCAGCGTCTTTACTCGAACCTTTGGCTGGTGGACAAGCCAACTTTACATATCGCGCTCACCTGATCAACCCACTAAACGATGGCACAGCTGAGGTCGTTGTCAAGCATGGCGAGCCTTATATGGCGCGTCACCCCGCCAATGCCGTCACTGTTAACCGATGC GACGTCGAAGGAGAAATCTTGTCAGAATTATCTACGAATCCTATAGATGTGGCACAGTCTGGAAGTATTACATACACCGTCAGAACAACAACATCTCATGCCTACGATGCTGAAACCAAGACGTTGGTCCTAGAGTATCTTCCCAATGTTGTAGATCTCAGGACCTACTCTCTGAACCACTTCCCATTCCCGACACCTGAGTGCTTACGCAAACCAGCCCACGAACTGGGCAAAGTGCTGGCGATATACATGGTCAAATTTCATGACATGGCCAGAGAGACTGTTCAGAACTCGCTTAAACAGAAGCATATCCAACAGCTATCAGGCTTCAACAGGGCGATTGATAGCAGCAATGACATGCAGAGGCTAAAACATTGGATTAATTTCGATTGGTTGATCGATCGTGTTGACCAGTTCCCTGGAATTCTGTTGGAAGCAAAGGACACACTCCATCTTGTCAAAAACATGGCACTGAAGGAGCTGAGCGACCCGTCTGCAGACTTGACATTGATTCACGGCGACTATCACCCCCAGAA CATCTTGCTGGAAGATGCCCGTCTTGAGCCGGTAACTACTAGAACCTTGTACGTTATCGACTGGGAAAATTCACAGGTCGGTGTTCCAAGCCTCGATCACGGCGGCATGCTAGGCGAGATGTATGTCCTCTGGAAATACAAACACATCGACGCTGGGCTATGGATGCTCCAAGGCTACGCTGAGGGGCTGGGGCCTCAGACTGAGGATGCTGCACGGCGAGTGGCCCTTCAAGTAGGGGTACATCTTTTGAGTTTTGGTACTTTGGCATCGGGCTGGGGTACGACTGAGGAAGTGGAAGATATGGCTCGTCTGGCAAGAGATGTTATTGTCAAGGCTTGGACTAGAGATAGGAGTTGGTTTGACAAGAGCGATTTTGCCTGCTTGTTTGCAGGTACTCCTCAAGATTGA
- a CDS encoding histidine phosphatase superfamily — MARQNTLSKALVGLLPLASAASLNSEYTFNPLHHLAGIAPYFEPQDPPASPDAPQGCTPERAAYLVRHAAIYANDFDFEEYIEPFIEKIQNKTKIDWSKIPYLNFLDDWEPPISDAEVSLLTNVGRLEATRLGVDLEFRYPKFKQPKNVWTSSAERTVKSAQSFVRGLESDDKSIKVETIYESEESGADSLTPYKACPAYDGSTGSDEAEVYQKKYATPIVDRFNALASDFNFTVNDIFGMQQLCGYETVTRGKSPFCNLELFTPDDWLGWEYSEDVRYHYNAGYGNQISGYVGMPWLNTTAGLLLGDDSDEELYVSFTHRELPPMVLVAMGLFNNSEPAGTESQINDTMPLSKINYRRAWKSSHVLPFLSNIAIERLNCTNTYGYEDGEYYRVLVNSAPQPLPYCEDGPGTSCTRKSFEEYVQDRVERFTGFSEKCGVEYDNSTDILSIYNN, encoded by the coding sequence ATGGCTCGTCAAAATACCCTGAGCAAGGCCCTTGTAGGCCTACTGCCTCTcgcttcagcagcttcacTCAACTCCGAGTACACCTTCAAtcctcttcaccatctcGCTGGAATTGCTCCATACTTTGAGCCCCAAGACCCTCCCGCTTCTCCCGATGCGCCCCAAGGCTGCACTCCCGAACGCGCTGCGTATCTCGTACGACACGCTGCTATTTATGCCAACGATTTTGACTTTGAGGAGTACATTGAGCCGTTTATTGAGAAGATTcagaacaagaccaagatcgaTTGGAGCAAGATTCCTTATCTGAACTTTTTGGACGATTGGGAGCCACCCATTTCCGACGCCGAGGTTTCGCTTTTGACCAACGTGGGAAGACTTGAGGCTACGCGATTGGGAGTTGATCTCGAGTTCCGATACCCCAAGTTCAAGCAGCCCAAGAACGTCTGGACATCTTCTGCCGAACGAACCGTCAAGTCCGCTCAATCTTTCGTCCGTGGTCTTGAGTCAGACGATAAGTCTATCAAGGTCGAGACCATTTATGAGTCAGAGGAATCTGGTGCCGACAGCCTGACTCCCTACAAGGCTTGCCCCGCCTACGATGGCTCTACCGGCAGCGACGAGGCTGAAGTCTACCAGAAGAAGTACGCTACGCCGATCGTCGATCGCTTCAACGCTCTTGCATCAGACTTTAACTTCACTGTCAACGATATCTTTGGCATGCAGCAGCTTTGCGGCTACGAGACTGTTACTCGCGGCAAGTCGCCGTTCTGCAACCTTGAGCTTTTCACTCCTGATGACTGGCTTGGCTGGGAGTACTCCGAGGACGTACGATATCACTATAACGCTGGATACGGTAACCAGATCTCTGGTTACGTCGGCATGCCCTGGCTCAACACTACAGCTGgtctcctccttggtgatgattcAGATGAGGAGCTTTACGTCAGCTTCACGCACCGTGAACTGCCTCCCATGGTCCTCGTCGCGATGggtctcttcaacaactccGAGCCCGCCGGCACAGAATCTCAGATCAACGACACCATGCCTCTGAGCAAGATCAACTACCGTCGCGCTTGGAAGAGCTCTCACGTCCTGCCCTTCCTCAGCAACATCGCCATTGAGCGCCTCAACTGCACCAACACCTACGGCTACGAGGATGGAGAGTACTACCGCGTTTTGGTCAACAGTGCGCCTCAACCTCTACCTTACTGTGAAGACGGCCCCGGAACAAGCTGCACCCGAAAGAGTTTCGAGGAGTATGTTCAGGACAGAGTCGAAAGGTTTACTGGCTTCTCCGAAAAGTGTGGAGTGGAGTACGATAACTCTACTGACATTCTGTCCATTTACAACAACTAA